In one window of Plasmodium berghei ANKA genome assembly, chromosome: 14 DNA:
- a CDS encoding nucleus export protein BRR6, putative — translation MSINENRMRIIPMDDTKNYSGSEENDTINLENNSNDLSSYQNFLIGGPNTESYKYTDKNCHALVKKEKKNPTSHQTANNCHYKSSNGSIKHMHLMKRKKGFIGKDPYCSTHLILGSGRTNKKLKKKILWNRGVDQNTNASELSYIRDFENNSFMHDNSQHLVLYDNNNRYMDYSRNVKESRSEKMRYFFVYSPDIIQRWLRVIFNIIITSLIVTLIYFIFISIREDINKKVAIQVQNVKEESNTCKKQYYAHKCGTVSLPLLNEKCEEWLKCMNTDHKLYQDISFLSAQILGQIMNAFIVQFEWKSICVIAFIFLLIFIGSNYALSIGGANKTNNTDYNLYNPIMNPSHGIPPYPPYFNFYPYMPSPLNYNNSYSPDFTLMNPSYLHNKYFQDNFNRNPYNYSSPYQQHNNGNNDSNNSVSRNKENSENYNQNQKDGNKDSKKVGFLKYLTRDFK, via the coding sequence atgagcataaatgaaaatagaaTGAGAATAATACCCATGGATGATACAAAGAATTATTCCGGAagtgaagaaaatgatacaATAAATTTGGAAAATAACTCAAACGATTTAAGTAGTTACCAGAATTTTCTTATTGGTGGACCCAATACTGAGTCGTATAAATACACAGACAAAAATTGTCATGCACttgtaaaaaaagaaaaaaaaaatccaaCCAGCCATCAAACTGCTAATAATTGTCATTATAAGAGTAGTAATGGAAGTATAAAGCATATGCATTTAATGAAACGTAAAAAAGGATTTATAGGAAAAGATCCATATTGTAGTACTCATTTAATATTGGGTAGTGGACGAACCaataaaaagttaaaaaaaaaaattttatggaATCGGGGTGTAGATCAAAATACAAACGCATCCgaattatcatatattcgtgattttgaaaataattcgTTTATGCATGATAATTCTCAACATTTAGttttatatgataataataatagatatATGGATTATTCAAGAAATGTAAAAGAAAGCCGAAGTGAAAAAATgcgatatttttttgtatattccCCTGATATTATACAAAGATGGTTAAGAGtcatatttaatattataattacatCATTAATAGTTAcacttatatattttatatttatatcaataagagaagatataaataaaaaagttgCTATTCAAGTTCAAAATGTAAAAGAAGAATCAAATACATgcaaaaaacaatattatgCTCACAAATGTGGAACTGTAAGTTTACCATtgttaaatgaaaaatgtgAAGAATGGTTAAAATGTATGAATACCGAtcataaattatatcaagatatatcttttttatcAGCTCAAATATTAGGACAAATTATGAATGCATTTATAGTTCAATTTGAATGGAAAAGTATATGTGTTATCGCTTTTATATTCcttcttatttttattggaAGTAATTATGCATTATCAATAGGTGGAgctaataaaacaaataatactgattataatttatataaccCTATTATGAACCCATCACATGGAATTCCACCATATCCTccttattttaatttttatccATATATGCCATCACCATTGAACtataataattcatataGTCCAGATTTTACACTAATGAATCCTTCATATCTTcacaataaatattttcaagataattttaatagaAATCCTTACAATTATTCTAGCCCATATCAACAACataataatggaaataatgATTCAAATAATTCAGTTTCAAGAAATAAAGAGAATtcagaaaattataatcaAAATCAGAAAGATGGGAACAAAGATTCCAAAAAAGTTGggtttttgaaatatttaaccAGAGATTTTAagtaa
- a CDS encoding phospholipid-transporting ATPase, putative — MVDDEELKKIRFKLSKKWGRIKYFFSCLIYKLFSYFYNKKNKKKDRYINIHGRTYPNFFCDNKLRSTKYSILTFIPLFLFYQFADFLNLFYLCVSLLQVIPIFNTGYVFTFVAPLIFIILISLINEVVDDLKRFIKDLDINNEIYYTLLQNGNFKKTYSKDIQVGDIILIKSKQRVPADCILLRNLSKDEENAIKIEENKSFVTFRINKNTNVYNKKKKKNYYHFNQKFDNALIDDKYNESNNNYSEASNNLLFSENEKSPNRMKEGNNYLLKDNVEDSNKIGGKNDDNEKKKLKKKKKKKLRKNDNKLVFNNNSSNETENYTYVKTDKIDGETDWKIKYPISIFQNLKRLKDFFSIDILFILEHPKNDIYKIEASFVMFKYNQYGEFKTVENNNMGNNINDLSTSKLNSISVIPNLLNENTKYRSNSFYALKDTEIHPNDVNKQIEKYDEDDEEDDEDEEEDEEDDEEEEENVDDEKHNLLMKKEGVQNSSFRDLGNGNRNNFNDRNMINFVESEQYEGNNIGTRNGKVENQLILPGKFGENQPVCNVFPNEDNYNYYNISYRKKLNYDNFILSNSVITSSDVICMVIYTGRDTRVNMSTQISKVKRGMIDKKLNLITVFLFIILALFSMYMCSTKLSNLWYLNFVRFILLFSSVIPISLSVNLNIAKIYYTLVIQKDKEIQTTIIKNSAIIENFGNVDYIFTDKTGTLTENVMVLKVIHIGLDVIHTENEKSGLQNNMRNKVKRKFNKNVLPYNFEDINEDDVDANPIHLVPNYSINDRKEKGQSNIIRGDKLSAYNYDIENNRINKNYMQSLRQVNTKANVMNQINMNGNEYLDFDSYNETIESSHMIKNNGIRIEKNNAEDNDNMVFGQSKLGLNNNNIMTSDKRNDLMKRFNNVGNNNDTNNNGSDNHNINGNNSEQRKKKVELMVDDYLMNKTDLLDYYNDNIDDIEFLKKHKVFQTFLSFLICNNIRTLTKEHNNNDKEKGKKKKEHKEKDFQKKIYYILNVNRKKKNNNRLNQNDKMIETNTNDNFETNSSEDTETFSYSGISYQCSSPDELAFLKYATNCGFILKKKTASKIEIKYKNIALEYDILLHIPFSSETKRMSVFVRNVKNKNIYFFIKGADNILIKKCHEKYKTFIFEESDHLSSVGLRVLVHGFLNIEEQFFHNFSALYNQNKDVKGQMEKILDLVEKNIKVLAITGVEDKLQEGVGKTIEMLYNSGIKVWVLTGDKIETAICICKNANIKKKKHNIYIFRHENIKSTSQLIREFNSILNNIDSYVLFFDNIIIQNCIKYIPNAFVDFVANARAVVCCRCSPIEKKEIALMIKTIKRKKILCIGDGGNDVAMIQSADIGIGVLGKEGKQVVHDSDIIVSKFKNIKKLILYYGNNTFLQTSSLCSFLIHRGFILTYLQFIYSYIFFSIPVAIFQGWLQIGYTTYYTTTPFLSLLLDVKIKKNLIYLYPEIYKNKKHKRKLDLKSFFIIVWMSIFQGTVVMLGALKLFNDNYNNLINISFSSLILLEIMNIHLEAESWHPLMISANICSFIMYIFSMFILRNYFDIIQIMSFVFWYKVILIVLFAWLPFFIIKKVKNIITPSQFFKLA; from the exons atggttGATGACGAGGAATTAAAGAAGATTCGCTTTAAGTTAAGCAAAAAATGGGgaagaataaaatattttttttcatgtttgatatacaaattatttagctatttttataataagaAGAATAAGAAGAAAGatagatatataaatatacatggAAGAACTTACCCAAATTTCTTTTgtgataataaattaagaAGCACCAAATATAGTATTTTAACATTTATCccattgtttttattttatcaatttgccgattttttaaatttattttatttatgtgtaTCTTTGTTACAAGTTATTCCTATATTTAATACAGGGTATGTTTTTACATTTGTTGCTCCtttgatttttattatacttaTTAGTTTGATAAATGAAGTAGTAGATGATTTGAAACGATTTATAAAAGATTTGgatattaataatgaaatatattatactttgttacaaaatggaaattttaaaaaaacatactCTAAAGATATTCAAGTTGGAGACATTATATTAATCAAATCAAAACAACGTGTACCAGCAGATTGTATTTTGTTACGAAATTTAAGTAAGGATGAAGAAAATGCAATTAAAATAGAAGAGAATAAATCATTTGTAACTTTTcggataaataaaaatactaatgtttataataaaaaaaaaaaaaaaaattattatcattttaatCAAAAGTTTGATAATGCATTGATagatgataaatataatgagtCAAACAATAATTATAGTGAAGCTAGCAATAATTTGTTATTCagtgaaaatgaaaaatctCCAAATAGAATGAAAGAAGGGAATAactatttattaaaagataATGTTGAAGACAGTAACAAAATTGGtggaaaaaatgatgataatgaaaaaaaaaaactaaaaaaaaagaaaaaaaaaaaattaagaaaaaatgataataaactTGTATTCAATAATAATTCTTCAAATGAAACAGAAAATTATACTTATGTTAAAACTGATAAAATCGATGGAGAAACTGATtggaaaattaaatatCCTATAAGTATATTTCAAAACCTAAAAAGATTAAAAGATTTCTTTTCAATagacattttatttatattagaacatccaaaaaatgatatatataaaattgaagCTTCGTTTGTTatgtttaaatataatcaaTATGGTGAGTTTAAAACtgttgaaaataataacatgggaaataatattaatgatttAAGTACATCTAAATTAAATTCCATTTCTGTTATTCCAAActtattaaatgaaaatactAAATATAGATCTAACTCATTTTATGCTTTAAAAGATACTGAAATACATCCAAATGatgtaaataaacaaattgaaaaatatgacgAAGATGATGAAGAAGATGATGAAGATGAGGAAGAGGATGAAGAAGATgatgaagaagaagaagaaaatgtTGACGAtgaaaaacataatttattaatgaaaaaagaagGTGTACAAAATTCATCATTTAGAGATTTAGGAAATGGAAATAgaaacaattttaatgatcgtaatatgataaattttGTTGAAAGCGAACAATATGaaggaaataatattgGAACAAGAAATGGAAAAGTAGAAAATCAATTAATATTACCAGGAAAATTTGGAGAAAATCAACCTGTATGTAATGTATTTCCAAATGaagataattataattattataatataagttatagaaagaaattaaattatgataattttattttatcaaattcaGTTATTACTAGTTCAGATGTTATATGTATGGTTATTTATACAGGTCGTGATACAAGAGTAAATATGAGCACACAAATAAGTAAAGTCAAAAGAGGAAtgattgataaaaaattgaatttaataacagtctttttatttattatattagcATTATTCTCTATGTATATGTGTTCTACAAAATTAAGCAATTTATggtatttaaattttgttcgttttattttgttattttcatctGTTATTCCGATATCATTAAGtgttaatttaaatattgcCAAAATTTATTACACTCTGGTTATTCAAAAAGATAAAGAAATCCAAACaacaattataaaaaatagtgcaattatagaaaatttTGGAAATGTcgattatatatttactgACAAAACAGGCACATTAACTGAAAATGTTATGGTATTAAAAGTTATTCATATAGGTTTAGATGTTATACATactgaaaatgaaaaaagtggattacaaaataatatgagaaataaagtaaaaagaaaatttaataaaaatgttttaccatataattttgaagaTATTAATGAAGATGATGTAGATGCAAATCCAATACATTTAGTTCCAAATTATTCAATAAATGATAGAAAGGAAAAAGGACAAAGTAATATAATTAGAGGAGATAAATTATCTGCATATAACTAtgatatagaaaataatcgaattaataaaaattatatgcaaTCATTAAGACAAGTAAATACTAAAGCTAATGTAATGAATCAAATTAATATGAATGGAAATGAATATCTTGATTTTGATAGTTACAATGAAACAATTGAATCTTCACATATGATCAAAAATAATGGAATTCgaatagaaaaaaacaatgctgaagataatgataatatggTTTTTGGTCAATCAAAATTAGGactaaataataataatataatgacATCTGATAAAAGAAATGATTTAATGAAAAGATTCAATAATGTAGGAAATAACAATGatactaataataatggatCAGATAATCATAAcataaatggaaataattctgaacaaagaaaaaaaaaagttgaACTAATGGTTGATGATTATTTAATGAATAAAACAGATCTTTTAGattattataatgataatattgatgatattgaatttttaaaaaaacataaagtTTTTCAAacttttttatcatttcttatttgtaataatattagaaCATTAACTAAAGAACACAATAACaatgataaagaaaaaggaaaaaaaaaaaaagagcataaagaaaaagattttcaaaaaaaaatttattatatattaaatgttaatagaaagaaaaaaaataacaatagaTTAAAccaaaatgataaaatgaTTGAAACAAATACTaatgataattttgaaaCAAATAGTTCAGAAGATACAGAAACTTTTTCGTATTCGGGTATTAGTTATCAGTGTTCATCGCCTGATGAATTAgcttttttaaaatatgcaaCAAATTGtggatttattttaaaaaaaaaaacagctagtaaaattgaaattaaatataaaaatattgcatTGGAATACGATATATTACTGCATATACCCTTTTCGTCGGAAACAAAAAGAATGAGTGTTTTTGTTAGGAatgtgaaaaataaaaacatttatttttttattaagggtgctgataatatattaataaaaaaatgtcatgaaaaatataaaacttttatttttgaagaAAGTGACCATTTATCAAGTGTTGGTTTAAGAGTCTTGGTTCATGGATTTCTAAACATTGAAgaacaattttttcataatttttctgCATTATACAATCAAAATAAGGATGTAAAGGGTCAGatggaaaaaattttaGATTTGGTTGAGAAGAATATCAAAGTTTTAGCTATTACAGGTGTTGAAGACAAACTTCAGGAG GGAGTCGGGAAGACAATTGAAATGCTATACAACAGTGGAATAAAAGTGTGGGTACTTACTGGAGATAAAATAGAAACAGCAATTTGTATTTGCAAAAATGCTAATATAAAGAAGAAGaaacataatatttatattttccgtcatgaaaatattaaaagcACATCTCAATTAATACGGGAATTCAACTCAATTTTGAATAACATCGATTcttatgttttattttttgacaatattattatacaaaaCTGTATTAAGTATATCCCGAATGCCTTTGTCGACTTTGTTGCTAATGCAAGAGCAGTG GTTTGCTGTCGATGCAGTcctatagaaaaaaaagaaattgcTTTGATGattaaaacaattaaaagaaagaaaattttatgcATAGGAGATGGAGGAAATGATGTTGCTATGATTCAATCAGCAGATATTGGTATTGGTGTTTTAGGAAAAGAAGGAAAACAAGTTGTTCATGATAGTGATATTATTgtttcaaaatttaaaaatataaaaaaattaattctTTACTATGGAAACAATACCTTTTTACAAACATCCTCATTATGTTCCTTTTTAATCCATAGAGGATTTATATTAACGTATTTACAGTTTATTTAcagttatatatttttcagtATACCTGTTGCCATTTTCCAA gGGTGGTTACAAATCGGTTATACGACGTACTACACGACAACACCATTTTTGTCATTGTTATTGGATGTTaagataaagaaaaatttaatatacttatatccagagatatacaaaaataagaaaCACAAGAGAAAGTTGGATTTAAAAtcgttttttattattgtatgGATGTCTATTTTTCAG GGTACTGTTGTTATGCTAGGAGCATTAAAACTCTTTAACGATAATTATAAcaatttgataaatatatcattttcttctcTAATTCTTTTGGAAATCATGAATATACATTTAGAAGCTGAGTCATG GCACCCATTAATGATATCAGCAAACATTTGCTCTTTTATTATGTACATTTTTTCCATGTTTATCCTAAGAAATTATTTCGACATCATTCAGATTATGTCGTTTGTATTTTGGTATAAAGTGattttaattgttttatttgcTTGGCtacctttttttataattaaaaaagttaaaaacATTATAACACCatcacaattttttaagcTAGCTTAA
- a CDS encoding DNA gyrase subunit A, putative gives MSYKFVYFLVLKLLCLLIINSDYLFVKNEKINIVTNNSPLFINNPNPYNRSLTSHQKKCQKKYQKTYQKKTGVNYSQNNREFSSICLNKNKIKKERNNFILFGKKKNTKNDAIEEENESNKKNDLLVKSKNEKDENKKTGNITENFFENQNKKLIKGEYYDVEICELLSKSFLSYANFLILNRCLCDYRDGLKTVQRRIIWSMYEINKGYDKKSYKKCARIVGEVIGKYHPHGDKSVYDALIRLAQKHHNNNLLINGYGNFGSVEYNAAAMRYTEARISDFCYDVLLDEINDENIDYIKNFDGNEKEPKVLCSKIPLLLINGCSGIAVSILTNIPSHNIVDVINASINFLINEKITNDELFNIIKGPDFSTGGIIITKKDTLRDIYNTGKGNIVIRSNIFYEYAHNNKTYIHHINELGNLENLECDNKSSKKLIIKNLPPNVKPNKLIENIITVLNERKNEHDNILSKIRDESEKNEMRIVLELRKHSQIEQIHNFVSFLLKYTSMEIDYHCNFVCIGYENSYTQFSLKSFLQLWCENRIKFIKKNYQIKNNNLQKELNIIDLYLTIQKKILDIISFLHKNQNIEQIQNYLKSNFKLNEDQIKYILSMKIQKLINIKNINFDIQKNNIIKKIQSNQYIIDNIQEIKQIIIKELVHIKNKYSLKKKILPHPQLKYKYAYINGGLNLFNLPQKNDEDNTNNNVNKFIITPKVGKKEDGQTDDVVNDKNNKILELGEKEKKNELENENYRNTYIDSIDTTFKDIYNNDDVLILITYGGYIKKIKINDKLKNNVNNIMKLSNAKYILKEIEETKNAKKRNNEKMLDDIASENDEDTYKTNKNNLNNNNINTYKIKKGILCKNKDKILVTDNLNKAYILNVSEIQTSSYDSKGIPISQLIKCSTNITGLTKYEQDKKYLIVCSENGKMKIINNDVFLKKKKKGIKLFKNKKNIFFNYCNSNDNCIVGTKNGYIIQFPLSSLKISKKNSLGNKCMNMKKDDKVVDLVSYENNSENLKNLKIIFLSKNGHGKMIGVDEIKVQKKRGKGFKIMKFKKAKKNKNNLPNKDNKLNDTKKYISDKIQIENKQNKLQPPEQEFVDEKKNNIIANYDPDELLGFKLYDTRTKKENDLLIMISDHAVLIRKNISLLKQKNRKHSSQIYAKLSKMNKLMYFDIL, from the coding sequence atgtcgtataaatttgtttattttttagttcttaaattattatgtttattaataataaattcagattatttgtttgtaaaaaatgaaaaaattaacattGTGACTAACAATTCTCCgctttttataaataaccCAAATCCTTATAATAGGTCCTTAACATCacatcaaaaaaaatgccaaaaaaaatatcaaaaaacatatcaaaaaaaaacgggTGTAAACTATTCTCAAAATAATAGAGAGTTTTCCAGTATATGtctaaataaaaataaaataaaaaaagagagaaataattttattctatttgggaaaaaaaaaaacactaAAAATGATGCGATAGAGGAAGAAAATGAGtcgaacaaaaaaaatgatctTTTAGTGAAAAgcaaaaatgaaaaagatgaaaacaaaaaaacagGAAATATAACAGAAAATTTCTTtgaaaatcaaaataaaaaactaaTCAAAGGGGAATATTATGATGTTGAAATATGTGAACTATTATCTAAAagttttttatcatatgcaaattttttaattcttaaTAGATGTTTATGTGATTATCGTGATGGATTAAAAACAGTGCAAAGGAGAATTATTTGGAGTAtgtatgaaataaataaaggatatgataaaaaaagttataaaaaatgtgcaAGAATTGTAGGCGAAGTTATTGGAAAATATCACCCGCATGGTGATAAAAGTGTTTATGACGCATTAATAAGATTAGCACAAAAAcatcataataataatttgctAATAAACGGATATGGTAATTTTGGATCTGTTGAATATAATGCTGCTGCTATGCGATATACAGAAGCGAGAATATCTGATTTTTGTTATGATGTATTATtagatgaaataaatgatgaaaatatagattatataaaaaattttgatggaaatgaaaaagagcCTAAAGTATTATGTAGTAAAATTCcacttttattaattaatgGCTGTTCAGGTATTGCTGTTAgtatattaacaaatattCCGAGCCATAATATTGTTGATGTTATTAATGCAtctataaattttttgataaatgaaaaaataacaaatgatgaattatttaatataattaaaggCCCTGATTTTTCAACGGGgggaataataataacaaaaaaagataCATTAAGAGATATCTATAATACTGGAAAAGGTAATATAGTAATAAGAagtaacatattttatgaatatgctcataataataaaacatatattcatcatataaatgaattagGTAATTTAGAAAATCTAGAATGTGATAATAAAAGTAGTAAAAAacttattataaaaaatttaccACCAAATGTTAAaccaaataaattaattgaaaatattattactgtattaaatgaaagaaaaaatgaacatgataatattttgtctAAAATTAGAGATgaaagtgaaaaaaatgaaatgaGAATCGTGTTAGAATTAAGAAAGCATAGCCAAATTGAACAGatacataattttgtttcttTTCTACTTAAATATACATCAATGGAAATTGATTATCATTGTAATTTTGTGTGTATTGGTTATGAAAATAGTTACACTcaattttctttaaaatcatttttacAGTTATGGTGTGAAAAtagaataaaatttattaaaaaaaattatcaaattaaaaataataatttacaaaaagAACTTAATATTATAGACCTATATTTAACtatccaaaaaaaaattcttgatattatttcatttttacataaaaaCCAAAACATTGAACAAAtccaaaattatttaaaatccaatttcaaattaaatgaggaccaaattaaatatatattatctatgaaaatacaaaaattaataaatatcaaaaatataaatttcgatattcaaaaaaataatattattaaaaaaatacaatcaAATCAGTATATAATTGACAATATTCAAgaaattaaacaaattataataaaagaattagtacatataaaaaataaatattctctcaaaaaaaaaatattaccGCACCCCCAACTTAAGTATAAATATGCTTATATAAATGGAGGTCTAAACTTGTTTAATCTACCTCAAAAAAATGACGAGGATAATACAAACAATAATGtgaacaaatttattattactccAAAAGTgggaaaaaaagaagatgGCCAAACGGATGATGTtgtaaatgataaaaataataagataCTAGAATTAggtgaaaaagaaaaaaaaaatgaattagaaaatgaaaattacAGGAATACATATATTGATTCTATAGACACAACAtttaaagatatatataacaatgatgatgtattaattttaataacttATGGgggatatataaaaaaaataaagataaatgataaactgaaaaataatgtaaataatatcatGAAGCTTTCTAATgctaaatatattttaaaagaaattgaagaaacgaaaaatgcaaaaaaaagaaataatgaaaaaatgttagATGATATTGCTTCagaaaatgatgaagatacatataaaactaacaaaaataatttgaacaataataatattaatacatataaaataaaaaaaggaatacTTTGTAAAAACaaagataaaatattagtTACAGATAATCTTAATAaagcatatattttaaatgtgTCTGAAATACAAACCTCATCATATGATTCTAAAGGAATTCCAATAAGtcaattaataaaatgctCAACAAATATAACAGGGTTAACTAAATATGAAcaagataaaaaatatttaattgtttgcagtgaaaatggaaaaatgaaaataataaataatgatgtatttttaaaaaaaaaaaaaaaaggaatcaaactttttaaaaataaaaaaaatattttttttaactattGCAATTCTAACGATAATTGTATAGTAGGaacaaaaaatggatatataatacaattcCCTTTGAGCAGtttaaaaatttcaaaaaaaaattcgcTAGGAAATAAATGCATGAACATGAAAAAAGATGATAAAGTTGTTGATTTAGTGtcttatgaaaataattcagAGAATCTTAAAAAtcttaaaattatttttctttcaaAAAATGGGCATGGGAAAATGATTGGAGTGGATGAAATCAAagttcaaaaaaaaagaggaaaagggtttaaaattatgaaatttaaaaaagccaaaaaaaataaaaataatttaccaaacaaagataataaattgaatgatacaaaaaaatatatatctgataaaatacaaattgaaaataaacaaaacaaattaCAGCCACCAGAACAAGAGTTTgtagatgaaaaaaaaaataatataattgcTAATTATGATCCCGATGAATTATTAGGATTTAAATTGTATGATAcaagaacaaaaaaagaaaacgaTTTACTTATCATGATCAGTGATCATGCTGTActtataagaaaaaatatatctttattgaaacaaaaaaatagaaaacaTTCATCTCAAATTTATGCTAAATTGagtaaaatgaataaactcatgtattttgatattttataa